Part of the Salmo salar chromosome ssa10, Ssal_v3.1, whole genome shotgun sequence genome is shown below.
atcttggccaggtcgcaattgtaaatgagaacttgttctcaacttgcctacctggttaaataaaggtgaaataaataaataaataaataaaaaaagatgtcatcctaactaactcgctctccaaatacacctctgctgttttcaatcaagatctcagcgatcactgcctcattgcctgcatccgtaatgggtctgcgaccaaacgaccacccctcatcactgtcaaacgctccctaaaacacttctgcgagcaggcctttctaatcgacctggccggtgtatcctggaatgacattgacctcatcccgtcagtagatgacctggctgttctttaaaagtgccttacTCAccgtcttaaataagcatgccccactcaaaaaatgtagaactaggaatagatatagtccttggttcactccagacctgtctgcccttgaccagcacaaaaacatcctgtggcattctgcattagcatcgaatagccccggtgatatgcaacttttcaggaaagttaggaacaaatatacacaggcagttagaaagctaaggctagctttttcaaacagaaatttccaccctgtagtactaactcaaaaaagttctgggacactgtaaagtccatggagaataagagcacctcctcccagctgcccactgctctgaggctaggaaacactgttaccaccgatatatccactataattgagaatttcaataagcatttctctacggctggccatgctttctacctggctacccctacctcggtcaactgcccggcaccctccacagcaacccgccaaagcccccaccatttctccttcacccaaatccagatagctgatgttctgaaagagctgcaaaatctggacccatacaaatcagccgggctagacaatctagaccttctctttctaaaattatctgccgaaattgttgcaacccctattactagccggttcaacctctctttcgtatcgtctgagattcccaaagattggaaagctgccgcgatcatccccatcttcaaagggggtgacactctagacccaaactgctacagacctatatctatcctaccctgtctttctaaggtcttcgaaagccaagttaacaaacagattaccgaccatttagaatcccaccgtaccttctccactatgcaatctggtttcagagctggtcatgggtgcacctcagccatgctcaaggtcctaaacgacatcataactggcatcgataagagacattactgtgcagccgtattcatcgacctggccaaggctttcgactctgtcaatcactacattcttattggcagactcgacagccttggtttctcaaatgattgcctcgcctggtttaccaactacttctctgatagagttcagtgtgtcaaatcggagggccttttgtccggacctctggcagtctctatgggtgtgccacagggttcaattctcgggccgactttcttctctgtatacatcaatgatgttgctcttgctgctggtaattctctgatccacctctacgcagacgacaccattctgtatacttctggcccctctttgaacactgtgttaactaacctccagacgagcttcaatgccatacaactctccttccgtggcctccaactgctcttaaacgcaagtaaaactaaatgcatgctattcaatcaatcactgcccgcacctgcccgcccgactagcatcactactctggacggctctgacttagaatacgtggacaactacaaatacctgggtgtctggttagactgtaaactctccttccagactcacattaagcatctccaatccaaaattaaatctagaattggcttcctatatcgcaacaaagcatccttcactcatgctgccaaacataccctcgtaaaactgaccatcctaccaatcctcgacttcggtgatgtcatctataaaatagcctccaacactctactcaacaaactggatacagtctatcacagtgccatccgttttgtcaccaaagccccttacactacccaccattgcgacctgtacgctcttgttggttggccctcgcttcatactcgtcgccaaacacactgactacaggttatctacaagtctctgctgggTAAAGCaccgccttaactcagctcactggtcaccatagcagcacccactcgtagcacgcgctccagcaggtatatctcactggtcacccccaaagccaattcctcctttggtcatttTTCCTTcaggttctctgctgccaatgactggaacgaactgcaaaaatctctgaagctggagactcatatctccctcactagctttaagcaccagctgtcagagcagctcacagatcactgcatctgtacatagcccatctgtaaacagcccatctatctacctacctcatccccatactgtatttatttatttatcttggtcctttgcaccccagtatctctacttgcacattcatcttctacacatctaccattccagtgtttaattgctatattgtaattacttcgccaccatggcctatttattgccttaacttacctcatttgcactcactgtatatagagtttttgttttcttttgttctactgtattattgactgtatgttttgtttgttccatgtgtgttgttgtatgtgtcgaattgctatgctttatctttgccaggtcgcagttgcaaatgagaacttgttctcaactggcctagctggttaaataaaggtgaaataaaataaataaaataaacaagctagctagctagttaccttgGTGGTTTCTCGGGCGATCTGATGTTGTAACTTCTCATTCTCATCTTAAAAGACTGTCTCTgcagaataaaaataaataaatatatattcacTGAGTAAACAAAACATTAGGATCCTCAATTCTGTGCGCCGCTGCTAAattaatataggggaaacactgagttcatcatgttttatttttcttctctCCTGGTCTGTCCTAGAACAAACTCTAAAGTGCTAACTGTTTAAAGTCAATTTCATTAAATTGTGGCCCTGAGTGTGTATTTCAGTGAGACGGTCAAAGATCAAGGCAGGTGTTTGCCAAGCTCATCAGTCCTATTCGAGCCTCGATGGCAGTCTACGTCAGCTCCCAGTCTCTGCAGCTCGTCTGGCCACCAGGCTAGTCCAGTAAAGCTCAGTTCATTAGTGTAAATGGTACAAATGGATGAATGATCACACAGTACAGCTCAGCGCAGCTCAGTTCAGTAGTGTTAAAAGGGTCTTTTTATTCCAGCCGAGCCCCTCTGGCCCCGGTCACCGCCACGTGACACACCTTTACACCGACCCCTAGTTTATCCAGCCAGATCGCTAGGGCCCTTCACCTCTAACAACTgaaataatagaatagaatagaatttcTGCTGCTTCTGAGACAGCCTGTCGCTAAGTTTTGTTAGACTTTAGAGCGGCTTTTGACATAATCGATCAAAGTCTGCTggtggaaaaacgtatgtgttatgggtTTACACCACctgtctaatagaacacagactgtgttctttaatggaagcctttcCAACAAAATCcaagtagaatcaggaattccccagggcagctgtctaggccccttacttttttcaatctttgcctctggctttgagtaaagccattatgtctatgtatgcggatgactcaacactatatatatatatttacgctatacaggggcggcaggtagcctagtggtgtgaGCATTGGACTagcaaccggaaggttgcaagattgaatccctgagctgacaaggtaaagatcagttgttctgcccctgaacaaggcagttaacccactgttcctaggctgtcattgaaaataagaatttgttcttaactgacttgcctagttaaataaaggtaaaatatataaataaacatgtcagctactgcaacacttaataaagagctgcagttagtttctgAATAGTTGGCAAatatagtcctaaatatttctaaaagcattgtatttgggacaaatcattcactaaacctcaactaaatcttataATGAATTTTGTGGAAATAGaagaagttgaggagactaaactgcttggagtaacctgtcatggtcaaaacatgctgatacaacagtagctaaaatagggtctgtctataataaagtgcTACTCTACTTTCTTAACAGCacaatcaacaaggcaggtcctacaggccctagttttgtcacacctggactactgttcagtcgtgtggtcaggtgccacaaaaagggactcttggatgtacacagagagctcattttaataatatgcatgtcaatctctcctggctcaaagtggaggagagattgacttcatcactacttgtatttctgagaggtattgacatgttgaatgcaccgagctgtctgtctaaactactggcacacagctcggacacccatgcataccccacaagacatgccacaagaggtctcttcataatccccaagtccagaacagactatgggaggcgcatagtgctacatagagccatgactacatggaactctattcaacatcaagtaactgatgcaagcagtaaaattagatttaaaaaaacggATTAAAAAAtataccttatggaacagcgggtacTGTGAAGctacacaaacatagacacatgcatacacaaacacaataacatatgcactatccacacacatacacatggattttgtactgtggatatgtggtagtggtggagtaggggcctgagggcaaacagtgtgttgtgaaatctgtgaatgtattgtaatgtttttaaaatagtataaactgccttaattttgcaagaccccaggaagagtagctgcggccaatggggatccataataaatacaaatacgcagtgttccattggaaatgaatgtacttctggtgtaccaaaataaaataacactgtcggtgtgatcgaggctTAATGCACTGAAGCGTGGAAATTCATTTGCCTCCGTGCCTAAGAAAAGTTGTGTCAGTCAGGGTCTAACAATGTTGCAGAGAAAAAAAATGAGATAAGTGAtgcttttaattaaaaaaaaaaaaaagatctctGCAGGCCTTTTATTTGAAATAAATGGTGGTTTAATTGACCCTGGTAAAAATCAATCGACTGTTGTTCCCTCTACCAAATCAAAtcgaattgtattggtcacatacacatatttagcagatgttatcgcgggtgtagcgaaatgtttgtgttcctagctccgacagcgcagtaatatctaatagTGCAGTAGTATTCTCTGCCATGGTGTTTCAACTGttgtgctgttgttgttgttggtgttgttttcACGTTTTGTCTTAGAAAAACAGGTGCTGTCGCTCTCTAGACAGTAACTTGCTGAAATGTATGTCCACCACTAATATgtaacgtgagagagagagagaatcaaaagTTACAGTTCCCACCTCCTACTCAGACATATTTCTGTACTGTGTGACAAGTGAAGAGAAATTATACTTGATGAACATTGTCATAAATACATTAGTACCAGATATTATTTAGAGAAATGTCTCAGTGAATAGTATAGCTCATTCActtacagtcatttagcagatgctcttatccagagcgacttacagtagcaaaTGGATACATTTCATACCTTTTTTTTCTTTTCGCACTggcccccccccgtgggaatcgaacccactaccctggcgttgcaaacaccatgctctaccaactgagctacagggaaggtaaCAGGACCCCTCACTTActagtgattattattattatttgaccatgctggtcatttatgaacatttgaacatcttggccatgttctgttatcatctccacccggcacagccagaagaggactggccacccctcatagcctggttcctctctaggtttcttcctaggttttggcctttctagggagtttttcctagccaccgtgcttctacacctgcattacttgctgtttggggttttaggctgagtttctgtacagcactttgagatatcagctgatgtaagaagggctttataaatacatttgatttgatttgatactagtGTCGTTCACCACCACGGATCATTCATGCAGAATGGGCAATGTGCGACTGCGCTGGTTAACTTCCCAACAACTTGAGCTGACTAGCTAGTTCTCTTTGCAGGCGTCAGACAGTGGCAGAGTGTTACGggcgtcgtatgaattggaccaaaatgcagcgggtacgtgaatgctcattatcttctttattaaacaaaaatgaacactgaacaaaaataacaacgaaaacagtcttgtcaggtgcaacaaacactaaacaggaaacaactacccacaaaaaccccataaaaaacacccctactaaatagaaccttcaattagaggcaacgacgaacagctgcctccaattgaaggtcaaaacaataaactagacatagaaacatagaaacatagaaatacaaaacatagaacacaacccaaaaaccctgacaacagaaaacaaacacacccctgccacgtcctgaccaaactacaataaccaataaccctttatactggtcaggacgtgacacagagaaACTGTCATACTGGTTATACATTGTGTTATAGTTACTAACATTATTATGAGGTTTAGATTAAAATGAAGCTAGTTGAGTAGCCCGGGGTTTTGTTGTTACAAGAACAGCCTGTTTCACGCTCAAGAGCAATCGAGCAAAGGATGTGACGAGCATCGATCTTGGTGGATTTTTATAGATTGTTGAAAATGGAGGTCAATGTGTGCTTTCacaaaataataacacaatataaaaacacTTAAAAAATAATCATTGTTATTAATTGACATACATAATAGGCCTATGAGGTGTAGCCTACCGCTTCTGTAGAAATGCAAATAAAAACACAAAATTGACAGAATGCATTGGCTAATTGAATATCTGGAAATTAAATGTTTTTAACTCCTAGAAAAAAAATCACCGTAATGTTTTCTACAGGACTCTCACATTGACTCTGATTTCTATTCAGTCTCATGTGGCATGAAGGATACTTTTAATGAGATCAGATGGACCAGACCAGTatttcccaaccctggtcatccagtaccccccaacagtacacattgttATTGTACTcctggacaaacacacctcattcaactgaTTGAGGGCTTGATGGTTAGTTGACAAGCACAATTATTGTGTACTGTTTtggggtactcgaggaccagggttgggaaacactggaccaGATAATTTCCTGGGTTGCTGCCCGCACGTACTGAGGCGAACAGAGGCTGAGGAGAGAATAGAGATGCCTGCCTGGGGTATTCCTTACACATGTTCCAGGGCAGCTTGCCCCTTTCTCTTTTCTTCTAATATTCACCAGATTCCCGGGATTTTTTCTAAGGCAAATCTCTGCTCGGGACACAGGCAAGATTTTAAAAGGAGCGAGAGATCCTATCATCAGTCAATGCTGTGGTAAGTCGGATAACAGCTTATATTATTTTGATTAGGAAACTTTAATAGAAACAGATCAGCTTGTAACCCGCTATCTCAGGTCTCTATCATACAGATTTGGTTCTATGGCACAGAGAatcatggcacacacacacacacacacacacacaccaccaccaccagcctgatTAGCTTATAACACACAACCAGCCTGATTAGCTTATAACACACCACCAGCGTGGTGCAGTCTCAATgagaaatcaatcaaatcaaggtCGTTTTTAATTATGCCTATAAGAAGTAAACGTTATTTTTTTTTTGTCGCCTATAAATTTACAACGCTCTGGATGAATGTGACGATTAGCTGTTTTCAGAGAATGGATGAGAAAAACATATCTGCGTTTTATGGGAGACAGGGGGAAATATGCTGAGTGCGCGATTTAATTAAGAAATAGGTTGAGATAGAACGAATGCGTGCGTTTTCCTGTCCTGTGCTCAAAAGAACAGAGCTTTCTAACGCTACCCTCTGCAGTTGCGGCAAAAGTTTGGCGTAATCGTTTATCATTTTGATTATCTGCAATGTTCAATGGATCTTATAAGATCCGCACTAGCAACAGCATTTGCAACGTCATTAATGATCAACAAAAAAAGGCCGACAACAAATAGCGTCAAACCTCCGTTGTAgggttcagcaccatggacagggaCAGTTCgcattttagatgtgtgtgtttttttggcgGGTATTATTGAACGCAGATGTGTAGTGACGCAGTTTAAGAATAATAAACCTATTTGATTTCGCCCACTTGAGGATTGCATGCGTTCCCGTACACCCATATTTGGTCTAGCTATGTAAATAGAACCACTATAAACGATCCTAGGCATAGATTTAGCTTTTTAACCCGATGTGCAATTCTGATAATAATTTGACCATGGGTTCATTGCGGTCTTATTCTAGGACTGAGGATAGTGTGGTGGGGGATTTGATGGGCCAGCCTGAGCTATGGCTCATGGGAAGAAGCCAGAGAAGATCATCAGAATCCTGAGGCCCAGCCCTCTGTCCTGCCCTGGTCCCATAGGATCCACAGAAGAGTCTAATGAAGGACCTCATAATGAaggacctcagaaagaaaaaccACAAGGTTTGAGGAGTAAGGGCCGTCCGCCCTGCCCTGGCCCCTTATCCACAGGGGAACCCACTGATGAAGGACCCCTGAGTCTGAGCAGCAAAGGTCCAACTGAAGAACCTCATAATGGGCCTCAGAGTCTGAATAGTGAGGACCTTCCTCAGCACTCTCAGAGCACCAGCATTGGAGAGCTGGACAATAACAATGATGACAGGACCCCTGGGCCTGCAgcacctgtctctgtccctgctaGTGCAACACAGGCTCACCCAAACCAAGACCACAGTCACCTGACTCAGGCCCAGAACTACCCTCGGCAGCCAGATGCCCAGGCCCAGGCCCAGGCCCAGGCCCAGGCCCAACCGCGACagccccagcagcattgcagagAGAGTCCAACCAGCCCCAGTGCCACTCTTAACCAGCCGTGTAGGATTAGTCCCTCCAGTTCACCTCTTCCTGTCCCTGCTACACCTAGTGTCTCCTCTGAGCTGTCGCTGAACCAGCCCGGTGACACCACCCTCCCTGACAgcatggaggatgaggaggaggacagCTGCTCAGAGTATGACAACGTGGGTTCGGACGTGGAGGGTGTGGAGCAAGACATTGATCAGGTACTACAGGTGGAAGACCAGGGTATGAAGGTGAGGTGTTACAAACACTATCCTGAGCCTCAGGATGGAAGCTATGTAGAGAGTGAGGATGGCATCTATGTGGAACACCAAGACAGAACCTACGTGGAACACCAAGACAGAACCTACGTGGAACACCGAGACAGAACCTACGTGGAACACCGAGACAGAACCTACGTGGAACACCAAGACAGAACCTACGTGGAATGTGAAGACAGACCTTACATAGATCACAAAGATGGAACCTATGTAGAAGGTGAGGATGGTACCTATGTGGAGGGGAACAGCCTGGAGGGGGATGGGAGCAGCACTGGACAATGCAAACACACCAGGTCACTGTACGGACCTGAGTCTGAGGAAATGGTTATGTATAATGAAAGACTACGACAAGAGACAGATACAAATCTCTGTAGCTCTTCTGAGCATCAGTTCAGTGACAATCCATGTCATGCCCTCAAGGCTGGAGAcgaggaggagaaagggaaggTGGAGGTGCacgaggaggaggtggaagaggaagtggaggggcaggaggaggaggaggaggaggggcagaagggggaggaggaggtggaggggcagAAGGAGGTGGAGGggcagaagggggaggaggaggtggaggggcagaagggggaggaggaggaggaggggcaggaggaggtggaggtgcagaaggggggaggaggaggtggaggggcaggaggaggtggaggggcaggaggaggaggaggggcagaagggggaggaggaggaggaggggcaggaggaggtggaggggcaggaggaggggcagaagggggaggaggaggtggagggacaggaagaggtggaggggcagaagggggaggaggaggtggaggggcagAAAGAGAAGAATTTCCCAGATGagatgggggaaacagaggaagAGCGGGATGTGACCACATATACAGAGGAGGATTCtgaagagacagaggacagagagcaggagaaaaCACCCAGCAGCCACCAGGAGAAATAtggggagaggatgagagagggggagagggagggggagaggatgagagaaggagagagggagggggacaagatgagggagggagagagggaggaggagaggatgagagagggagagagaatgagagggggaaagaggggtgACCGAGACAGGGAGGACGGTGAGGTCTGCAGAGTGCAGGAACAAACCTTCAGTCGCCAGcggaaggaggagaggatgagaaagggagagagggagggggagaggatgagagaaggagagagggaggaggagaggatgagaaagGGAGATAGAGAAGACAACGATAGAGCGGAAGTTGAGATCTTCTCTATAGGGAACTGTAACACCCATGAGGACAGTAagatctcagtgtgtgtctcagagTCCCCACAAAGGGCCCCCTATAGGGGAAGTGGAGGGGGAAGGGATTGGACTTGTGAGGCCCCTCAAAGGGCCCATAAGGAGGTGAAGAgacaggggaagggaggaggacggGGAGGAAGGAGTGAGAGGGGAGGTGTAAGGAGtggaagggaaggaggaagggtCGTGAGGGAGACTGACAGGGAGGAATATGCTGGCCAGATAGTGTCTGAGATGAAGGTATAcatgagtagcagcagcagttcaGAGACACAGGACTGCAGAGAGGCTGCCTTCAGGCCCAGACCACCAAGGCCTAGGCCCAGGCCTAGATCCGGGCCCAGCTCCAGCACCCCACACCCTCACCAGACACAACCCCACACTCAGCAGGCCAAGGCCCGCCCGAAACAAGCCTACCAGACCCACACCTACATGACAGAGGTCCATACCCTCCCGAAACAGGTCCACCAGACCCACACCTACCTGACAGAGGTCGATCCCGTCCCGAAACAGGTCCAGAATCACCAGATGCAGGCCCAGAGCGACGTCCGacagaaccagcagacaaagaCACAGAACTGCAGAGAAGGTGCTATCAGGCCTAGACCCAGATCTGGCCCCAACACACCACACCCTCACCCCCCACAGAACCCGGCCCAAATGCAGCACATCCAGGCCCACCAAATCCAGGCCCAGTATCGACAGGCCCACCCGACACAGGCCCAGACCCACAAGAGACAAGCACCCACCCACCCGACACAGGCCCAGACCCACAAGAGAcaagcacccacccacccaacacaGGCCCAGACCAAGCAGCACCACAGAGAGAGTCCCGTCAGCCCCAGCCACAGCCCTAGGCCCACCTCTGATAGCCCTATGCCCATCTCTGATAGCCCTATGCCCATCTCTGACAGCCCTATGCCCATCTCTGACAGCCCTAAGCCCACCTCTGACAGCCCTAGGCCCACCTCTGATAGCCCTATGCCCATCTCTGACAGCCCTAGGCCCATCTCTGACAGCCCTAGGCCCACCTCTGATAGCCCTATGCCCATCTCTGACAGCCCTATGCCCATCTCTGACAGCCCTAAGCCCACCTCTGACAGCCCTAGGCCCACCTCTGATAGCCCTATGCCCATCTCTGACAGCCCTAGGCCCATCTCTGACAGCCCTAGGCCCACCTCTGATAGCCCTATGCCCATCTCTGACAGCCCTAGGCCCATCTCTGACAGCCCTAGGCCCACCTCTGATAGCCCTATGCCCATCTCTGACAGCCCTAAGCCCACCTCTGACAGCCCTAGGCCCACCTCTGACAGCCCTAAGCCCATCTCTGATAGCCCTAGGCCCATCTCTGACAGCCCTAGGCCCAACTCTGACAGCCCTAGGCCCACCTCTGACAGCCCTAGGCCCACCTCGCCTCCCAGCCACAATGCTCAGACACAGGACCACACTCCCCACACCCGACAGACCGAGCAGCATTGCAGAGAGATCACCACCAGTCGGAGCGCcaagcctcccactcctctcctccaggtccagacccagacccaggtccagacccagacccaggtccagacccagacccaggtcCATATCCAGCAGCCTCGCAGAGACAGCACCACCAGCCCCAGCCCAAGGCCCACTTCTGACTCCTCATCCAGCCTGGACAAACATCCCAGGGCTATAAAACCATCAACATCAACAGCTCCACCAGCTTCACACCACAACACAGAGCCACAGAGGGAGTCcccagacgacagacagacacggacgcagacacacaaacaggtaACTGTCTGATGCAGGGTTTGTTTTATGTTATTAGTTTACATGACGGGGACCATGTACAACAAACATTGCACCAGATTTGACCTACATAGCTAAGTCTCATCAGCAGTCTGGTCGTGTTTCTGTCTGATGTTAAGTTAGATCTCCCCTCTGTCCGTTCCAGATGTTAGTTagatctccctcctgtctgttccAGATGTTAGTTAGATCTCCCCTCCGTCTGTTCCAGATGTTATTTAGATCTCACCTCTCTCTGTTCCAGATGTTAAGTTATATCTCCCCACTGTCTGTTCCAGATGTTAGTTAGATCTCCCATCCTGTCTGTTCCAGATGTTAGTTAGATCTCCCCTCTGTCTGTTCCAGATGTTAGATCTCCCCTCTGTCTGTTCCAGATGTTAGTTAGATCTCCCCTCTGTCTGTTCCAGATGTTAGTTAGATCTCCTCACTGTCCGTTCCAGATGTTAGTTAGATCTCCCCTCTGTCTGTTCCAGATGTTAGATCTCCCCTCTGTCTGTTCCAGATGTTAGATCTCCCCTCTGTCTGTTCCAGATGCCTCACGACGTCTCAGAGCAGCAGCCTGGCAGGCCCCACTGCCCAGAGCCTCAGACCCTACAGGAGGACAGCAACAGCACACCTCAGCCTGAACCAACACAGAACAACGCTTCGTTCCCCAGCTTCGTGGatggtaaatatttttttctctatatagtTCATTGATTCCATACCTGAGTAATGGACGTTTGATTATTATATAACCATTTATGGCTCTTCTTGGTCTCTGGCGTGTGCATATATGTTTTTATAGTGCTGCAACCAAATTGCTCAAGCAATGGGACAATAAAATGGTGTGAATTTAAATGTGAATGTGAATCTGAATGTGAATTTGAATGTGAATCTGAATGTGAATGCGAATGCGAATCTGAATGTGAATGTGAATCTGAATCTGAATCTGAATCTGAATGTGAATTTGAATGTGAATCTGAATGTGAATGTGAATGTGAATCTGAATCTGAATCTGAATCTGAATCTGAATCTGAATTTGAATGTGAATCTGAATGTAAATGCGAATGCGAATGTGAATGTGAATCTGAATGTGAATGTGAATGTGAATCTGTATCTGTATCCGTATCTGTATGTGAATGTGAATGT
Proteins encoded:
- the LOC123724594 gene encoding uncharacterized protein; this translates as MAHGKKPEKIIRILRPSPLSCPGPIGSTEESNEGPHNEGPQKEKPQGLRSKGRPPCPGPLSTGEPTDEGPLSLSSKGPTEEPHNGPQSLNSEDLPQHSQSTSIGELDNNNDDRTPGPAAPVSVPASATQAHPNQDHSHLTQAQNYPRQPDAQAQAQAQAQAQPRQPQQHCRESPTSPSATLNQPCRISPSSSPLPVPATPSVSSELSLNQPGDTTLPDSMEDEEEDSCSEYDNVGSDVEGVEQDIDQVLQVEDQGMKVRCYKHYPEPQDGSYVESEDGIYVEHQDRTYVEHQDRTYVEHRDRTYVEHRDRTYVEHQDRTYVECEDRPYIDHKDGTYVEGEDGTYVEGNSLEGDGSSTGQCKHTRSLYGPESEEMVMYNERLRQETDTNLCSSSEHQFSDNPCHALKAGDEEEKGKVEVHEEEVEEEKEVEG
- the LOC106561773 gene encoding amyloid-beta A4 precursor protein-binding family A member 2, coding for MGETEEERDVTTYTEEDSEETEDREQEKTPSSHQEKYGERMREGEREGERMREGEREGDKMREGEREEERMREGERMRGGKRGDRDREDGEVCRVQEQTFSRQRKEERMRKGEREGERMREGEREEERMRKGDREDNDRAEVEIFSIGNCNTHEDSKISVCVSESPQRAPYRGSGGGRDWTCEAPQRAHKEVKRQGKGGGRGGRSERGGVRSGREGGRVVRETDREEYAGQIVSEMKVYMSSSSSSETQDCREAAFRPRPPRPRPRPRSGPSSSTPHPHQTQPHTQQAKARPKQAYQTHTYMTEVHTLPKQVHQTHTYLTEVDPVPKQVQNHQMQAQSDVRQNQQTKTQNCREGAIRPRPRSGPNTPHPHPPQNPAQMQHIQAHQIQAQYRQAHPTQAQTHKRQAPTHPTQAQTHKRQAPTHPTQAQTKQHHRESPVSPSHSPRPTSDSPMPISDSPMPISDSPMPISDSPKPTSDSPRPTSDSPMPISDSPRPISDSPRPTSDSPMPISDSPMPISDSPKPTSDSPRPTSDSPMPISDSPRPISDSPRPTSDSPMPISDSPRPISDSPRPTSDSPMPISDSPKPTSDSPRPTSDSPKPISDSPRPISDSPRPNSDSPRPTSDSPRPTSPPSHNAQTQDHTPHTRQTEQHCREITTSRSAKPPTPLLQVQTQTQVQTQTQVQTQTQVHIQQPRRDSTTSPSPRPTSDSSSSLDKHPRAIKPSTSTAPPASHHNTEPQRESPDDRQTRTQTHKQMPHDVSEQQPGRPHCPEPQTLQEDSNSTPQPEPTQNNASFPSFVDVPGPCEPEDLIDGIIFAANYLGSTRLLSNKNPSKRTRMAQAQEAVSQVKSQDGDSQTVTEVDLFISTKAVKVLNADSQETLMDSALRSISYIADIGTIVVLMARTRTSDSSSQDRSEADLSSSEGQRQYRMICYVFESEDAQLIAQSIGQAFSVAYREFLRANGINPKDLSQKQYSDIINSQEMYNDDLVHFSNSDNCKELELEKQKGESLGVVIVESGWGSILPTVILANMLNSGPAARSGKLSVGDQIMSINNTSLVGLPLATCQSIIKGLKSQVQVKLSIVSCPPVTTVLIKRPDLKFQLGFSVQNGIICSLMRGGIAERGGVRVGHRIIEINGLSVVAMPHEKIVQTLSVSVGEINMKTMPAVMFRLLTGQEIPVYI